TGTGCACTATATCTTCCTTGTAGGTGAGACTGAACTTGTGGAGATGTTCGAAAGAACTGCTAATTTGGCAAACAATCAGATAATAAACTATCAATGTGACCCTTCTGAAAAGTGGTTGGTTTTGATTGGAATTGCCACTGGTGCTCCTGAGGTATGTTCTTATATATTGTAACATCATTTAGTAGATTGATACTCATATGCAGATATGCTTTATGTATAGATTTTTCATAGGGAAATCCTCATCAAGCCAATATATTTGATGATCTTGGTATTTATATGTTACATTTGTAATGATGTAATCCATGTAGTTGGAATAGAAGGGACAACTTCTCCTGTAACTAGTTAGTGCCAAAGAGCCTTGTCCAAATGGTCCTTTTGAATTTTTCTGTAACATGCTTTAATACCTTATTGATTGCTTGGCAGACTCTGAGCTTTAATTGTCCTATTTCTTGTACTTGATTTATTTCTCTGCTTTGTTTGCAGAGGAAAAATCTGGTCAAAGGGAATATGCAACTCTTTTCAGTGGAACAACAGAGAAGTCAAGCTCTGGAAGCTCATGCTGCTGCTTTTGCACAATTTAAAGTGCATAAATTAACTTCTCCCTCTCTTTATCTCTCTTAATTCTCTTGTTTTTGATCGCACTTAATATGCATATCATATATGCATATTTGTTGATTGATTGTCGAATTTATACAGGTTCCCGGGAATGAGAATCCTTCTACTCTCATTTGCTTTGCAACAAAGACATTTAATGCTGGCCAAATTACATCAAAGCTGCATGTTATAGATCTTGGTTCCCAACTAGGTTAGCTTAGTATTATTTAATTCACCCCCTTTATTAAAAAAGACAAAAATGTTTGATAGGTCTAGAATCTCAATCAGAAATTTATTCCTTTCTTTCTGTCTTGATGAATAATTTTTACATCCTTTTGTTGGTTCATCACAAATTAATATTCCGTGAATGATTTCAAGTTGTCCAGTGATTCCATGAACTGTTTGCGCAAATGAAGTATAAAGAAGATGCTGAGTCTCCACAAGGAATTCTTCATACTCCTGATACAGTTGCCAAATTTCAGGTTTTTCCACTTTGCTTTTGTTGTCATGTTGGTGTCAAGTTATTCTGTAACTTGTTACTATGTATATTTAAAGTAATTCTCAAATTCAGGTTGTGTAGACTGTAGAATAGACAAACTCTCTGTCAATGATACAGAACGTGGCATTCCATATTGTGGCAGTTTGTTACTATGGGATGCCTGTCAAAATGGCTATTTCCTCTTGTTTAGAGGGCTAgggtgtaacgtcctgcgttttcgggtacttttaaacgactcgggtcgagatttttccctgggttaagaatattattttaaataatattatattttgtttggaaatattccatgagttattgctagccaaaatatgaattttgtgattttaaaagtcaagataagactttcggtcctagaccgacactaaaaccctgatcgggtaaaaatctcggaaaataaaatgaaaagctatggaaaatatattttgggcataaaatacattcataaaaattaaattttggtcaaaaataataaacctaaggaaaaatggaaattttagggcattttgtgttaaatgcctaattttaccgaaatgagaaattttattccatgaatggaccttatgttaaattttattgtgtgattaattaaattaaatgtgagagacatttaatttaattaattaatgttaagtttggtgattaaaagttaataagagtgaaaaaggtatcaaaagtcaatttggacttttcttctcttctcatgaattaattattcaccattaaaaatatatatatatatattataaatgagtATTTTAGGATAGGTGGCCAGCCATGTGGATATAaattttttttcgtattcttattttcggaaccaagtttggacagccactgtatagggaaaatgaacctggttttttctaaaattttgtggaaatatTGTTGTaataacctagtattccattgtaaaatttggtaagaaaatattgaacggtttgaaagttattaactgtcaaagtttggaaaaaaataaggacttgaaaataaggtcatttttacctcattgttggaaaatgatttcaccaataaaaaatgctcattttgacctaagattttacaaagacctaaatggaatagggaaattttggtaacaattgggtaagtaaatttcatgttatgaactaacgaaatatgtagttaaaaatatgaaaaataggcttttcacacttagtataaaaatgagattttggaacataaggtaaaaagtaaaatttttcttatttcaagatataaattggtaagtcttgaaaacatattttcactaaaattacccctttgagtttaaatgaattatttttattaaagagtttttattctttttaaaaataagagatttaagttattaatagttaataaattaaaagagggtttaaaaccctatattttgagaaaataattaaatgaattatttttctagtaagtaaaattgattaattaattttagaaaattaatcagtcaagatgggaaatttttaacggttttcctaattaagacaaattaggcaattttcttaaaatggttttttagagattaaaaccttaagaaaatttaaaagggaaaaattaagagtttattttctttaaaaataattaaggaatttattagtattttctggatataataccgactaaaatcttacatattttaaccgacttgtcGAAAGTGCGGATTAATAGCGATACATTTAAAGAATAAgttttttagcggattgtgggaaaatactattgtgatacccgagcctaggtatcgagtgttggtttttattgatcaaatcagagattatgcgcagcggaacaacaatcaaattgtcagattaatcccatatgatttctagatctacttcttcacactcatatatatattgaatcaaggacaagaatagaaaaattacctcaggtccttccttgctgctatattttcgtatggctgaatccttgagatctcacaccaagatcttccaaaatgttctcagtcacacaaagaacgagtgtgggctcgctatacaaataataggcaataactatttatcagacgttctcaacacatgagatctgataaagtttggacctaggttttgtgaagaacaatgacctttgtttttgtcactgttctctttctctgagagaatcctagatatttttctatccctgaaaacttacgttctgtgaaaactgatatcccatatttaataatatccaatatattaaaatatttgttattttaaacaaattcaaaataactgatcagttatcagatttttgtttaaataataatattttaatcatattaaaatatctcattatttatttaatatttaaataactaaaattgtggaatcaagagactcaatccatctcttatgcgtgtggcacagtgcctgtgcactgtgccacacgtgtaccacatgcatgtgcagacatgtgatttttcccaatttttattattatttaagtaccaaaaatcccaaaaataaattaattcaaaattaattatatttctgataaatcaaataattaattaattcttaattaattaattacacataattaatcaataattatgtttgatacatagaaaaatattttacttatcacataagtcctttttgcccatttttgtatttgcctttgacagtgattgtttgagccatttcggggaccatggacctataccattaagctccaataaattgaaactaaataattaaactctttaattataataattaatttattaattctgatattactccactataaattcagaattgcactatttatgttatagatatacttttacagaaatcttttccttaagtcgtccattgatataatcatcttacaatagttcaaccctctaattaattagttcataaattagaatggaagaattaccatttaacctttctaatttacttcttattccttaagtaccattaattcactagtgaataattaatctataatctaattatagatttgagctcaaaatcattcagttccagaattaacccttaagggaactaatatacgatccattaggaaagattagattccgtattgttgatacatgttcccaaccatccatgatattaaatctccaaaacaaaagtcattagcctcattctttgaagagaccttaacgagtgaatcaaaagatttaataaacatgaacatgagttcatgaatactcaagatttaggttgatctataaatgatcatcagttatgatatgaattacaagtctttattgttaaatggtttttggataaagactttaattcatattggtccatgtcatatataatcatattatataaagcacctttaccgagatgtcttaccacatcaataatccgaatctagattatttgtatcattatgatactcagtaaaccgtacttacaactccaattaaagaattccataactttaatttgttgttgttgactatttttattcattcatgtgatcttaattctctcgtactaatacaagatcacacccccaataatgaatatggaatttttctgatatttacaaaattattcaaataataatttaacaatctaaatataacaataataataaactattgtatttatttattcatagaaaatcaaatgtctttacatgcttttaggacacactcctaacatcgagaccataggataggtctccctgagacttatggtttagtctcaaatattttgtatgaatttccttaataggtttaaaaccaaaaaaggatcataaatccttacaaataatttttatgaccaaactgcccaaaataataataatgaattatgagtgccataattaatccgagtatactgtatggataactacagtattggctaagcgtaactggactgaacgttgcagggtgaaaacctgctgagcgctaaggactccaagtaagtcaacttatattgtatggctgcaacatgaaacaattattgtattgtatgttagtatagggatacatgcacatatataccttgtcgtagaaagttgcttagagacgttagtctagtgggtgctgagttagaaaatatgaacgatagatgtccgtcatatcctagacggctgatccccgtcagactgcttgattttatttatgtttggttcattaccgcgacgagtgaccatgagatgaggataagctggttaaacctaggggccctcatgcttacttaatcattggacggttagaatccgagcaagtgctctgataagttattcctggatagtagccgtgaatattggccattcagtgagagtgcttagagatactaggggttgccaagattgagtgaggctgaacaccttaggggcaactgctcaccagcaccactgattaacatagaagtctccgtaaaaccgtgtaaattggattacattcttggataagtagcgatgccctaggtaacatgatagttacccttgatgaggatatttattggctagatcttagtgtggagactcggttctcttttacagattagcaattatgttggagggcgcgttacacctgaattgttggaaattgtagagtgttggtcttgaattatattgtgatataatatatctgcttgctctgggatgttctgagtgcaaggatatatttgttgataagatatagttgtgatataatatatctgcttgctctgggattttctgagtgcatggatataattgttgataatatatagttgtgatataatatatctgcttgttctgagattttctgagtgcatgatTTTATCTACTTATGaatataatttatcattggttatcaggcatgaccataagtttgccaggacgctttaacattcttgaaattgattgtgtagggtctggaaccctaattctctacatgcttttgtttgaaagttgatcttactaagcgttttcgcttacctagttgtttcatgttgtaggtaagagcaagggcaaggcagagcagtgagcgctggagtcttccttgcaaatgtacatgtggaccgaccttttgggaagccgttttatttttggaaatgttgtgtaattttcctaaactaggcttactctactctttataaaatatgtttgtaactaaatgttaagtatggccatacaactttttaaaaagttattttctatacgggtttttgagacatttttttaaatgaaaacatttatatttctgcattatcgagtcttgaaaatctgggtcgttacataggGATCAGAGACCAATTTCAAATGGTTGTTTCTATAATTTTTAAACAATTGGAAATTTATGAACCTAATTGAGATAAAAGTACCAGTCAATTACTTGGAAAAAGACAAAGTATCAGGCAGCTCGAATAGAAGTGAAATTGGATATTATTGGCTTTAACAAAAGATACAAGTTCACACATCCTTTTTATGGCATACAGTACTTTTAAGTTATGATGAACCTTTATGATTAGTAATTaattcttattcttattgttgCAGAGTGTTCCTGTACAAACTGGGCAAACACCACCCCTTTTGCAGTATTTTGGTACTCTCTTGACCAGAGGAATGCTTAATGCTTTCGAGTCATTGGAACTATCATGTCTTGTTGTGAACCAGAACAAGAATAATTTGTTGGAAAATTGGCTAGCAGAAGACAAGTTAGAATGTAGCGAGGAGCTAGGAGATCTTGTGAAGGTTAGCATTATGGAATTTGTTAATTACACAGTCCTGTGCTTCTTTTCTCTTGGCAATAATTTAGTTGTTTACTTCAAATAATGCCTATGTCATGTTGTTTATGGTATGTCTGATGCTGATGCTCTGATCGTGTCTCACTGTAGACCACAAGACGTTGGGACCTTCTCTATTCTGCTCATGGTGGTAGACTAGACTGAAATTGTTATCTCTTCTCTTGGTtaggtgaggtgaggtgagttcagtcaaaattatttacaaattctATATTATATCTTGATTACTTTCCATTTTAATCAAATGTAATTGGGTATATCttagtttctttttaattatttaattatttaggttTCTTCCCCCAGTAATGGATGTAAGATTCTAACTAGTCTAGTTCTGGTTATCTGAAAATCTCATCTTCTCAagctttagttttttttaa
The genomic region above belongs to Humulus lupulus chromosome 1, drHumLupu1.1, whole genome shotgun sequence and contains:
- the LOC133817230 gene encoding clathrin heavy chain 2-like, producing the protein MKYKEDAESPQGILHTPDTVAKFQSVPVQTGQTPPLLQYFGTLLTRGMLNAFESLELSCLVVNQNKNNLLENWLAEDKLECSEELGDLVKTTRRWDLLYSAHGGRLD